Genomic DNA from Candidatus Sulfurimonas marisnigri:
GTGAATATAGGTCAAAAAATTTTAGAATTACTAAAAAAAGAGATAACTGAAGTTGAATATAATAGATATATAAAACATTTGACATATGATACAAGAAAATCTAGCAGTGATTTAGCTATATTTTATGTTCCTAATACTTTAGTTTTAAATTGGATAAAAAATAAATATACTTCTAAAATTGAGCATCTTTTTGAATTAAATAACAAAGCAAAAGTAACTGTTAAAATAACACTTAAAAATTTTGAAACTAAAACAACAATTAAAAATGAAATTGAAAAAAAACCTACTCAACATTCACTTTTAAACCCTTCTCATACATTTGATAACTTTATGGTTGGTGGTTCTAATCAGTTTGCTTATGCTGCCGTTAAAAGTGTTAGTGAAAAAGCTGGTGAAGTTTATAATCCACTATTTATATATGGTGGTGTAGGTCTTGGCAAAACTCATCTTATGCAAGCTGCTGGAAATGTTTTTCAAAATCAAGGAAAAGTTGTTATCTATACAACAGTTGAACAGTTTTTAAACGATTTTATTAGACATTTAAGAAATAAATCAATGCCTTTATTTCAAGAAAAGTATCGTAACTGTGATGTACTTCTTATTGATGATATTCAATTTTTAAGTAATAAAGACAGTATTCAAGAGGAATTTTTTCACACATTTGAAGCACTTAAAGGTGCTGGAAAACAAATAATTCTTACAGCAGATAAACATCCTAAAAAAATTGGCGGTTTAGAAGAGAGACTTCAAAGTAGGTTTGAATGGGGCCTAGTTGCTGATATACAACCACCTGAATTAGAAACTAAAATAGCCATAATTAAAAGTAAATGTGAAATAAATAAAGTTGTTCTTACTAATGATATTATAAATTATATTGCTACTGTAATAGAGAGTAATGTTCGTGAAATAGAGGGTATTCTCTCAAAGTTACATGCTTATTCACAACTTATACATGTAGATATAAATTTAGAATTTACAAAAAATGTATTAAAAGACCAACTTCAAGAAAATCTTGCAAATTTAACACTAGATACTATTACAAAAAGTGTATCAAAAGATTTAAATATAAAACCAAGTGAAATTCGTTCAAAAGGCAGAAGTAAAAATTTAGTTTATGCTAGAAG
This window encodes:
- the dnaA gene encoding chromosomal replication initiator protein DnaA, with amino-acid sequence MNIGQKILELLKKEITEVEYNRYIKHLTYDTRKSSSDLAIFYVPNTLVLNWIKNKYTSKIEHLFELNNKAKVTVKITLKNFETKTTIKNEIEKKPTQHSLLNPSHTFDNFMVGGSNQFAYAAVKSVSEKAGEVYNPLFIYGGVGLGKTHLMQAAGNVFQNQGKVVIYTTVEQFLNDFIRHLRNKSMPLFQEKYRNCDVLLIDDIQFLSNKDSIQEEFFHTFEALKGAGKQIILTADKHPKKIGGLEERLQSRFEWGLVADIQPPELETKIAIIKSKCEINKVVLTNDIINYIATVIESNVREIEGILSKLHAYSQLIHVDINLEFTKNVLKDQLQENLANLTLDTITKSVSKDLNIKPSEIRSKGRSKNLVYARRIAIYLCRELTQNTMPQLAKYFGMKDHTAISHTLKKINELLENDEDFKVKIEELTNKITSSY